One Cucurbita pepo subsp. pepo cultivar mu-cu-16 chromosome LG11, ASM280686v2, whole genome shotgun sequence DNA window includes the following coding sequences:
- the LOC111805090 gene encoding uncharacterized protein At4g28440-like, whose amino-acid sequence MAESKPGLRKPVFTKVDQLRPGTSGHTLIVKVVNAKMVLQKGRPDGPQARQMRIAECLVGDETGMIIFTARNDQVDLMKEGATITLRNAKIDMFKGSMRLAVDRWGRVEVTEPAAFTVKEDNNLSLIEYELVNVVEE is encoded by the exons ATGGCAGAATCAAAACCTGGACTAAGGAAACCAGTATTTACCAAGGTTGACCAACTTCGGCCGGGCACTAGTGGCCATACTCTTATAGTCAAGGTTGTGAATGCTAAGATGGTATTGCAGAAGGGTCGTCCTGATGGTCCTCAAGCCCGTCAGATGCGAATTGCTGAATGCTTGGTGGGTGATGAGACTGGAATGATCATTTTTACTGCCAGAAATGATCAAG TGGACTTGATGAAAGAAGGTGCTACTATTACCCTGCGCAATGCTAAGATTGACATGTTTAAAGGATCAATGAGACTTGCCGTGGACAGGTGGGGCCGAGTTGAAGTTACTGAGCCTGCTGCGTTTACTGTTAAGGAAGATAACAATCTTTCACTCATTGAATATGAACTCGTGAATGTTGTGGAAGAGTGA
- the LOC111805314 gene encoding polygalacturonase 1 beta-like protein 3: protein MHTLPAPLLVLLYLFIFLLSPLNVPAAADEDNPFTPKAFLNRYWNKEVRNDLPKPTFLFSKVSPLTAVQSAAFAKLAAQNALSSRLPEFCSAANLLCFPDLSPSLAKHDSTSNFAVYSNKNFTTYGTQRSGGIDSFKNYSNGDNVVVDSFRRYSHEALGHTDQFSTYGTDTNVPDQSFNTYASKAVGGNGGFTTYEQSVNVPNLRFTTYSSDATGRSQSFKSYSENANAGDQSFVNYGKRGNGGPNEFTGYGTNANVVGSGFSSYGANGNGANDTFTNYGNEQNNPQNNFRSYGDGGNGAIESFSSYRDQANVGDDSFQSYSKNSNSAKVNFANYGKSFNEGTDKFSGYGQNGNGQSVGFKTYGVNTTFKDYAKQGISFAKYSNVSSGGAKMSVSESLAKRWVEPGKFFRESMLRKGTVMAMPDIRDKMPKRSFLPRSILSKLPFSSSKLEVMKQIFHAGDNSSMETMMTETLRDCERTPSAGETKRCVGSVEDMIDFATSVLGRNVVVRTTENTKGSKGNIMIGAVKGIEGGKVTESVSCHQSLFPYLLYYCHSVPKVRVYEAELLDPTSKATINHGVAICHLDTSAWSPAHGAFIALGSAPGRVEVCHWIFENDMTWSVAD from the exons ATGCATACATTACCCGCGCCCCTTCTGGTTCTCCTCTATCTCTTTATCTTCTTGCTTTCACCGCTCAAT GTTCCCGCGGCCGCCGACGAGGACAACCCCTTCACCCCAAAAGCTTTTCTGAATCGTTATTGGAACAAGGAGGTGCGGAATGATTTGCCAAAACCCacttttctcttctccaaGGTCTCTCCCTTGACGGCAGTGCAGTCGGCGGCCTTCGCCAAACTTGCAGCTCAAAATGCTCTCTCCTCCCGACTCCCCGAGTTCTGCTCCGCCGCTAACTTGCTTTGCTTTCCTGATTTATCCCCCTCTTTGGCCAAGCACGACAGCACCTCCAACTTTGCCGTGTATTCCAATAAGAACTTCACCACTTACGGCACCCAAAGATCTGGTGGAATCGACTCCTTCAAAAACTATTCCAATGGTGACAATGTGGTCGTCGATTCCTTCAGGCGCTACAGCCACGAGGCCCTGGGCCACACCGATCAATTTTCCACCTATGGCACTGATACCAACGTCCCCGACCAGAGCTTTAACACTTATGCCTCCAAAGCCGTCGGAGGCAACGGCGGGTTCACAACCTACGAACAATCCGTCAATGTCCCCAATCTCCGGTTCACCACCTACTCCAGTGATGCCACTGGAAGATCTCAATCCTTCAAGAGCTACAGCGAGAACGCAAACGCCGGAGATCAGTCGTTTGTCAACTATGGGAAACGGGGAAATGGGGGTCCGAACGAGTTCACTGGCTACGGGACCAACGCAAACGTAGTAGGCTCAGGGTTTTCAAGCTACGGGGCAAACGGAAATGGTGCTAACGACACATTCACCAATTACGGCAACGAGCAGAACAACCCACAGAATAACTTCAGGAGCTATGGCGACGGTGGGAATGGAGCGATTGAAAGCTTCTCTAGTTACAGGGACCAGGCCAATGTGGGGGACGATTCATTCCAGTCCTACTCCAAAAACTCCAACTCTGCCAAGGTTAATTTCGCAAATTATGGGAAATCCTTCAACGAGGGTACGGACAAATTTAGTGGCTATGGTCAGAATGGGAATGGGCAAAGCGTGGGGTTCAAGACGTATGGGGTGAATACGACGTTCAAGGATTACGCAAAACAGGGAATTAGCTTTGCCAAGTACAGCAATGTGAGCTCTGGGGGCGCGAAAATGTCGGTGAGCGAAAGTTTGGCGAAGAGGTGGGTAGAGCCCGGGAAGTTCTTCCGGGAGTCGATGTTGAGGAAGGGGACGGTGATGGCGATGCCGGACATCAGAGATAAAATGCCGAAGAGGTCTTTCTTGCCCCGATCTATTCTGTCCAAGCTACCCTTCTCGAGTTCGAAGCTGGAGGTGATGAAGCAGATATTCCACGCAGGGGATAACTCGTCGATGGAGACTATGATGACGGAGACGCTTAGGGACTGCGAGAGGACGCCCAGCGCCGGGGAGACGAAGCGGTGCGTGGGTTCGGTGGAGGATATGATAGACTTCGCGACGTCGGTGCTGGGGAGGAACGTGGTGGTCCGGACGACGGAGAACACGAAGGGGTCGAAGGGGAACATAATGATTGGGGCAGTGAAAGGGATTGAGGGAGGGAAGGTGACGGAGTCGGTGTCTTGCCACCAGAGCCTGTTCCCTTACCTCCTCTACTACTGCCACTCCGTGCCCAAAGTTCGGGTGTACGAGGCGGAGTTGCTGGATCCAACCTCTAAAGCCACCATCAACCACGGAGTTGCCATCTGTCACCTGGACACCTCGGCCTGGAGTCCCGCTCACGGGGCCTTCATAGCTCTCGGATCCGCCCCCGGTCGGGTGGAGGTGTGCCACTGGATCTTCGAGAATGACATGACGTGGAGTGTGGCGGACTGA
- the LOC111805897 gene encoding uncharacterized protein LOC111805897, whose protein sequence is MASLAPGVLVKLLDGMHSGMKPTSDHRSSLLQVTDIVPADLDEKNLWPKHGFYIKVSDSSHSIYVSLPSDQDDFVLSNKMQLGQFIYVDKLEPGSPVPVVKGAKPLPGRHPLVGTPEPLMGLREKGEKCDEKSKAAKTNVSGPRRGSWGTGKGLSLGDGYSSSPMILKPIPLDFEQCTPVKERAAPSSLMMSPMVRGKNGIRSSFGGGLLAKLESPVPASSLLRKSCAVPCGSMSKFPRSKSVCEREPRISPPTPFNSAVARKSATPPPRLRNQRTPAASASSPMMKSSESDDSATTLPMNLPGKLSILGKEAVQQRDTAQKNALQALRGATATEALVRSLRMLSRLSKSARADAPANCFDKFLEFHQQMMQAVSDMVSIQAATELAQNQTSKKQQQQQEQESPSILSEITPNSNNPESSLSQRRSGLYKSVAACPERSEQKKSNFGKQKAAAFVGKLGLGSSRSSSSSSGENDENEKPPMAMAMAMAMTSWCRLGDTIKLAKQIEREAGKWFMEFIEKALEAGMKKSKGAGDEDVSKVPQSLLLKLINWMEVQCCNNNKTTGAAVVLHPRASQIARKLRIKIKNP, encoded by the exons ATGGCGAGTCTAGCACCGGGAGTTCTGGTGAAGCTTCTTGATGGAATGCATTCGGGGATGAAACCCACGAGCGATCACCGGAGCTCGTTGTTGCAGGTGACGGACATTGTGCCGGCGGATCTAGACGAGAAAAACCTGTGGCCGAAGCATGGCTTCTATATCAAGGTGTCGGATTCTTCGCACTCAATCTACGTGAGTCTGCCTTCGGATCAAGACGATTTCGTTCTGAGCAACAAAATGCAGCTAGGTCAATTCATTTACGTGGATAAATTGGAACCCGGGTCGCCCGTCCCAGTGGTGAAGGGCGCGAAACCACTCCCCGGGCGACATCCTCTGGTGGGAACGCCAGAACCGCTAATGGGTTTAAGGGAGAAAGGGGAGAAATGTGATGAAAAGTCAAAGGCGGCAAAGACAAATGTGTCAGGTCCGAGGCGGGGTTCTTGGGGAACCGGAAAAGGGCTGAGCTTGGGAGATGGGTATTCTTCTTCACCCATGATTCTGAAACCCATTCCGCTGGACTTTGAGCAGTGTACGCCCGTGAAGGAGCGTGCAGCTCCCAGCTCCCTGATGATGTCTCCCATGGTGAGGGGCAAGAACGGAATCCGGTCTTCCTTTGGCGGTGGGCTGTTGGCTAAACTCGAAAGCCCTGTTCCTGCTTCTTCACTGCTTAGGAAAAGCTGTGCTGTTCCCTGTGGATCGATGTCCAAATTCCCTAGAAGCAAGAGCGTGTGCGAGCGAGAACCAAGGATTTCACCACCAACTCCCTTCAACTCAGCTGTAG CGAGGAAGAGCGCGACTCCACCCCCAAGGTTGCGAAATCAAAGGACCCCAGCTGCTTCTGCTTCCTCCCCAATGATGAAGAGTTCTGAGTCTGATGATAGCGCCACCACTCTTCCCATGAACTTACCTGGAAAACTCAGTATATTAGGGAAGGAAGCTGTGCAGCAGAGAGATACAGCGCAGAAGAATGCCCTCCAAGCCTTAAGAGGTGCTACTGCTACGGAAGCTTTAGTTAGATCCCTCAG GATGCTTTCTAGGTTGAGTAAATCGGCTAGAGCCGACGCTCCTGCCAACTGTTTCGACAAATTTCTTGAATTCCACCAGCAAATGATGCAGGCAGTGAGTGATATGGTGTCCATTCAAGCCGCTACTGAACTGGCTCAGAACCAGACTTCCAAAAAGCAGCAACAACAGCAGGAACAAGAATCTCCCTCCATACTAAGCGAGATCACACCCAACTCCAATAATCCAGAATCAAGTTTATCCCAAAGAAGGAGTGGGTTGTACAAATCGGTGGCAGCTTGCCCGGAGAGGAGCGAGCAGAAGAAGAGCAACTTTGGGAAGCAGAAAGCAGCAGCATTTGTTGGGAAATTAGGCTTGGGAAGTAGtcgtagtagtagtagtagtagtggggagaatgatgaaaatgagaagccgccaatggcaatggcaatggcaatggcaatgACATCATGGTGTAGGTTGGGCGACACAATCAAACTGGCGAAGCAGATTGAAAGGGAAGCTGGAAAGTGGTTTATGGAGTTCATAGAGAAAGCATTGGAAGCGGGTATGAAGAAGAGCAAGGGAGCGGGAGACGAGGATGTCAGCAAAGTTCCTCAGTCTCTATTACTCAAGCTCATCAACTGGATGGAGGTACAGTGTTGTAACAATAACAAGACGACGGGGGCGGCAGTAGTTCTCCATCCCAGAGCCTCACAAATTGCTCGCAAATTAAGAATCAAGATCAAGAACCCTtga